Within the Medicago truncatula cultivar Jemalong A17 chromosome 4, MtrunA17r5.0-ANR, whole genome shotgun sequence genome, the region AAATGCAATTTGGTTGGAAGAACTCGTGTAGCAAATGGCACAATTTTCGGTCTTATGTGAAATTTTAGCTTCTTTGATTGCTAAGATGCATTGTTTTATGGAAGCTACTAAGCACGTCTATTTGTCATCGCACAAAAAATTGTAGTCagtccaaaaatatatttaggcaatcatcatcataatgtGAAATCATAGGAAAGTTTGTTTGTGCTTATTCTGTTCATATGCAGGAAACAATTATCACAAAGTGTCTCAATTATCCTCTTTGGGAGAAATCTGTTGAAAACCCAAAAAATAGGCAGAATGCACGCGGTAATATTACAGCACCAACATAAACATTGTTATTTAGGCAACATAGAGTCGGCGAAGATAGTTTACTCATGCAATCACTAAGGAGGTGATTCTTTCTTTAGAGATACAATCTTTAGGCTTTAGATGCAATGTTTCTGGTTTCTAGTTTCATCTAACATAGTCGAGATTGTCATAGCAAGAAAACAGCAGAACAAATAAAAGGATAATAGTGATTTCGCAATATTGGTAAGTATGCATGCAAAAGGACATATAGTGATCTTGCATTATTAGTAAGGATGCGCGAAGATATATAGCATGATATTTCAAACTGTCCAAAAATATGATCCAACAAATTGAGATAGAAATAAGTGCTACAATAATAgtcattaaaaaatttcttatttCGACATAGATACGTAGAAATTTAAGCTAGAATAAAAATTCAATCTAGAAGTTCCAAGAGTTTGGCGAAAGTTCAAATCCCGTAACATCATCTAATGTATGAAAACTTTCATCAAGTGAACATTACTAGGGCTGTAATCATAATGTATAACCTAGAAATCAAAGTCAGTCTCCATAATCCTAACTTGGTTGAAAATTCACTTTTCAACTTTGATTACCTAGGTTCGATACTCAGGCACACCGGAAACCATATTGTATATCTAATCCTAAACATTGTTATGTCATGCACAATTAACAATTCTGTTACCTAATCCTAAACACGTTTATGCCACGCACAATTAACAATCTGTGCAAACCCTTttacaattacaaaaaaaaaatctgcgcAAACCACGATCAAAGTTTTTTTGCTTGACCTTTTCTCGCAGAGATAACTGACACAGTTTGTCTCTCACCTGATTAAGCACATCTCATCAGACTATTCCATTTTTTCACACTATGAATGGCTGAGCCCCTGAAAGCTGAAAGTGTTTGTATCTTTGCATTTGTGGTATAGGGTAGAATGAAGTGGAATGAACTATGTTAGATTTTAAAAGAGGGGGGTTATCATAGTTTATCCCAATCAACTTCATTCTACTCTATATCGTCAATCCAAAGTACATATCCTAAAAAACTATCAATGAAGTGCAAGCTAAACCAGTTGAAGGTGGCAGGTTTCTAAGGTCTAAAGAGATATGCGAAGAGGGACACGTCTTTAGCAAAGTTACTCCAGCTAGGTAGTGTTCAACCCCATTCCCTTATCTTGAGCTTGCTTGTGTCACATAATACTCTGAAGTTGCTTTTGCAACTGTGCTTTTATTTGGTGGTTAGATTCGACATTTCTACATACATTTTCCTTCTCAGCCAAGAGTCTCAACCTCCTCGCTTCAGCATCAGCTATCTCAGAATTACACGAGTTCCTTTTGTTGCTTTTAAAATCCATGAAAGAGGACCTCAGCTGAAAACCAGAAACAGAACCACTTTCAAACAATTAACAATCCACCAGATTGATCATAATCTAACATTGTTACTATTAATTTCATACAAATTGATAGCTAGGAATGCTGAACCATGATCAAAAGAAGCACATATATAGCATACCATAAACATACATGTCAATATCTGTTttactttcaaattttaatcatgACTTTGTACAAAAACACCCGGCTGCTATAAATAGTATAAGAAACACCGGCACATAAATGGACAACAGATACACGACACTAACACCGAGACTTATATACCGATAACagtttaagaaaatattaatgattatatGTAACCAAAAATGCCGACACTTATATACACGACAATATTAGACACTCGAACACGCCTTGGATATAGTGTCAGTGCGCTACATATGTGATTATatctaaaactaaaaattaagcTTAATTTCTAGGTGCCTGGAAGCTTGAAAAGCATGATTATTGGAAGTTTAACTTAATTTTGAAAGCATAAATAAATGGACACATGATTAagaatttaataatataaacaaaatgaaaCAGAAAAATTGTATGAAGTTGATGATTTTACAGTTACCTCATTGACTGCATTCCTCAAACTCTGAACTTCAAATTCACATTTCATCACAAACTTCTCCGCCAATTCCTTGAATTCCTTCATTTCCATCTTCTTTGCCTCATAAAACCTATCTTTCATTTTGTGCAACTCATCAATCTCATCCACCTCATTCTGCAATGACCTAAATTCTTGCCAAAGTGAATCATATTTCGCTTCGAGGTTCTCAATTTGAGACTTAAGAGACAAAATGTTGAAATTCTGCGATGCAATTTTTCGATCAAACAGCAAGCACCGTTGTTCCATGGCTCCGATATTTGCAAGCTTTGAAGCTAGAATACGAGATTTGTGCGCTTGCAATTCTTTCTCAGCCTGAAAATTGATATGTGGATTTTAAAAATTGGATGCTGAAATCAGAATTGAAAGGAAGTGGAAATGAATTGAAGTGAACCTGAAGTAAGGAGAGGCGTTGAATTCGAGTGCTATCCATTTGTTCGAGTCGTTCATGGAATGCCGAAGAAAACGCCATTGCTGAAGTGAACCTGATCGTGATTCTTTTGGGGATGAATTGAATTTCGCTCTTTTTGTTGCTGTGAACCGCGAAAAATGAAGACTCCATagtttatttgaaaaagaatgaagattcgattatttaattaattttttttcttttcaaaatacaaaagcTCCcgcttcataattttataaattaacgatcattttttatgtaataaatagctTTTTGTCAAtagttatattttatagaatatcatttcataaaaaaacatcatttcattgtttataacaatcatagtaattttttttacatattatcgtaaaaaaaacatcatttcattgtttataacaatcatagtaattttttttacatattatcgtaaaaaataatgaatgttctcaattatgagcgataaaaattcaaaaaataataattttattttgttgacattttttatgaataagatTCAggtattataattataaatgataaaaaataatatttttcttcaaaaaacaactcatttatttattaatttaaagaatgaGTGGAccagtacactcaaatatattggatgtaccatagaatttgcctttgTTTTAAcgtttttaaaaaatcattttcgatgttttacttttttttaggagaaaagaattatcttattttttagtttttattttgttaaccTTTTCATTATGCGATGTTTCACTTGGAAGTCATTTCCAAAGTGTGAGACCCAATATGATTTAAGCCAATTAAAAAGTGAGAGTCTTGAAAAGAGAATGTTGCTACCACTGCTCTTTTCGAAAATAGTTCCAACCTTAAAACACCTAAGAAACTGGGTAAGTTTTGTCCTAAATATAAtttagtaaatttttttttaaaaaaaaaaaagcttaaataggtctttcgtgCTTGCAAATATAggccatttgaattttcgttcCTGAAGTTATTAATCCTTCCATTTTGccattgcaaatattaatcatttgaaaaatggtcTTAATTACATCTTATTAGTAACtccagggacgaaaattcaaatggtcgatatttgcaaaacgaaagacctatttaaacaACCATCTCGCCTAATTATAATTTGCCACATGGGCACCAAGTCGCTAATGACAGTCCACCTCATTAGCCATTCTTTAAACCGGCTACCCCGGTTTCTTTAAACCAGCCGGTCAATACTGACTTTCTTGAACAGAAAACGCATCGTTTTGTCTTGAACACAAATTGGTCATTTCAGAAGCGCTCTCTCTTCGCTTTGCATTCAAGTTCGTTCTCTCACCGTCTCACGTCGCTACTGATCGGTAATTCCTCTTATCTTCATTCTTtccctttcttttcttccttaCTGATTTGTTCATGCACTC harbors:
- the LOC11439877 gene encoding uncharacterized protein; its protein translation is MAFSSAFHERLEQMDSTRIQRLSLLQAEKELQAHKSRILASKLANIGAMEQRCLLFDRKIASQNFNILSLKSQIENLEAKYDSLWQEFRSLQNEVDEIDELHKMKDRFYEAKKMEMKEFKELAEKFVMKCEFEVQSLRNAVNELRSSFMDFKSNKRNSCNSEIADAEARRLRLLAEKENVCRNVESNHQIKAQLQKQLQSIM